A stretch of the Polaribacter pacificus genome encodes the following:
- the rplT gene encoding 50S ribosomal protein L20, translating to MPRSVNSVASRKRRKKILKAAKGYFGRRKNVYTVAKNAVEKAMTYAYRDRKNNKRNFRALWIQRINAGARQYGMSYSQFMGKVKANNIELNRKVLADLAMNNPEAFKAIVEKVK from the coding sequence ATGCCAAGATCAGTAAATTCAGTAGCTTCAAGAAAGAGAAGAAAAAAAATCTTGAAAGCAGCAAAAGGGTACTTTGGACGTAGAAAAAACGTTTATACAGTAGCAAAAAATGCGGTTGAAAAAGCAATGACATATGCTTATAGAGACCGTAAAAACAATAAGAGAAACTTCCGTGCATTATGGATCCAACGTATTAACGCTGGTGCTAGACAATACGGAATGTCTTACTCTCAGTTTATGGGAAAAGTTAAAGCTAATAATATCGAATTAAACCGTAAGGTTTTAGCTGATTTAGCGATGAACAACCCAGAAGCTTTTAAGGCAATTGTAGAGAAAGTAAAATAA
- a CDS encoding ATP-binding cassette domain-containing protein — MDVLEIDNVELNFGINEVLKAIYFKAERGKITGILGRNGCGKTSLLRIIFGELKPNNKLIRIDDKPILTPLYKKGFIKYLPQFHIIPNSVSLQSGFHYFNASFTDFLIDFPNYKTKEKLRFSDFSGGEKRLIETYIILKSDAKIVLLDEPFSHLAPLYIQKLKELLEIEKQNKIIIITDHLYKEILEASDALYLLKDAWSRFIKSPEELIHYKYIKSL; from the coding sequence ATGGATGTTTTAGAAATTGATAATGTTGAGTTAAATTTTGGAATAAATGAAGTCTTAAAAGCAATTTATTTTAAAGCTGAAAGAGGAAAAATTACAGGAATTTTAGGGAGAAATGGTTGCGGAAAAACATCTTTATTAAGAATCATTTTTGGAGAATTAAAACCAAATAACAAACTAATTAGAATAGATGATAAACCTATTTTAACTCCTTTATATAAAAAAGGATTCATAAAATACTTGCCGCAGTTTCATATAATTCCAAATTCGGTTTCTTTACAAAGTGGATTTCATTATTTTAATGCCTCATTTACTGATTTTTTAATCGATTTTCCGAATTATAAAACAAAAGAAAAGCTTCGTTTTTCTGATTTTTCTGGCGGAGAAAAGAGGTTGATAGAAACGTATATCATTCTAAAATCTGACGCAAAAATTGTTTTATTAGATGAACCTTTTTCTCATTTAGCTCCGTTATATATTCAAAAATTAAAGGAATTATTAGAAATTGAAAAACAAAATAAGATCATTATTATTACCGATCATTTATACAAAGAAATTTTAGAGGCTTCTGATGCCTTATATTTACTAAAAGATGCCTGGAGTAGATTCATAAAATCACCCGAAGAACTAATTCATTACAAATACATAAAATCATTATGA
- the thrS gene encoding threonine--tRNA ligase, protein MIHITLPDGSVRDFNTNSTPMDVAKSISEGFARNVISASFNDTTVETSTPLTTDGNLTLYTFNDDAGKKAFWHSSAHVLAQAILEFHPNAKLTIGPAIDNGFYYDIDLGEEMISEKDFAQIEKKFLELARGKHKFNLRSVSKADALDYYKKENNPYKVELIENLTDGDITFCDHSDFTDLCRGGHIPDTGIIKAIKVMSVAGAYWRGDEKNNQLTRIYGISFPKQKMLTEYLELLEEAKKRDHRKLGKELELFTFSQKVGAGLPLWLPKGAALRGRLEDFLKKAQKKAGYEMVMTPHIGQKELYVTSGHYEKYGADSFQPIKTPKMDEEFLLKPMNCPHHCEVYNFKPHSYKDLPKRFAEFGTVYRYEQSGELHGLTRVRGFTQDDAHIFCTPEQLDQEFKDVIDLVLYVFGSLGFENFTAQVSVRDMQNLDKYIGDVETWELAEQAIINAATDKGLDFVIEEGEAAFYGPKLDFMVKDALGRSWQLGTIQVDYNLPKRFDLTYKGADNQMHRPVMIHRAPFGSMERFIAVLLEHTGGNFPLWLTPDQVILLPISDKYQKYSEKVLELLENSEIRALVDDRSEKTGRKIRDAEVSKIPYMIIVGEKEEAEGTVSVRKHGEGDIGTFTIEEFISFIQEEIQKTVIAFK, encoded by the coding sequence ATGATTCATATTACATTACCTGACGGAAGCGTTAGAGATTTCAACACAAACAGCACTCCAATGGATGTTGCAAAGAGTATAAGCGAAGGTTTTGCTAGAAATGTTATTTCTGCAAGCTTTAATGATACCACTGTTGAAACCTCTACCCCTTTAACAACTGATGGTAACTTAACCTTATATACATTTAATGATGACGCAGGAAAAAAAGCTTTTTGGCATTCTTCTGCTCACGTTTTAGCTCAGGCTATCTTAGAGTTTCATCCCAATGCTAAATTAACCATTGGTCCAGCAATAGATAATGGCTTTTATTATGATATTGATTTGGGAGAAGAAATGATCTCAGAAAAAGACTTTGCTCAGATAGAGAAAAAGTTCCTGGAGCTAGCTAGAGGAAAACACAAGTTTAATCTTCGTTCTGTTTCTAAGGCAGATGCTTTAGACTATTATAAGAAAGAAAACAATCCTTATAAGGTAGAGCTAATAGAAAATCTAACTGACGGTGACATTACTTTCTGTGACCACAGTGATTTTACAGATCTTTGTCGTGGTGGCCACATTCCTGACACAGGAATCATCAAAGCCATTAAAGTAATGAGTGTTGCGGGTGCGTATTGGCGTGGTGATGAAAAAAACAACCAGCTAACACGTATCTACGGAATATCGTTTCCAAAACAAAAAATGCTTACTGAGTATCTAGAACTCCTAGAAGAAGCAAAAAAGAGAGATCATAGAAAATTAGGAAAAGAGCTAGAGTTGTTTACTTTTTCTCAAAAAGTTGGCGCGGGACTTCCTTTATGGTTACCAAAAGGAGCAGCATTGCGCGGACGTTTAGAAGATTTCTTAAAGAAAGCACAAAAGAAAGCAGGTTATGAGATGGTCATGACTCCACATATTGGTCAAAAAGAACTCTATGTAACTTCTGGGCATTATGAAAAATACGGAGCAGATAGTTTTCAACCTATCAAGACTCCAAAAATGGATGAGGAGTTTTTATTAAAACCTATGAACTGTCCACATCACTGTGAGGTATATAATTTTAAACCTCATTCTTATAAAGACTTGCCAAAACGTTTTGCAGAATTTGGTACTGTATATAGATATGAACAAAGCGGTGAGCTACATGGATTAACAAGAGTTCGTGGCTTTACACAAGATGATGCACATATCTTTTGTACACCAGAACAATTAGATCAAGAATTTAAAGATGTTATAGACTTGGTCTTATACGTCTTTGGTTCTTTAGGTTTTGAAAACTTTACAGCCCAGGTATCTGTTAGAGATATGCAAAACCTAGACAAGTATATAGGTGATGTAGAAACTTGGGAATTAGCAGAACAAGCCATCATTAATGCAGCAACTGACAAAGGCTTAGATTTTGTCATTGAAGAGGGTGAAGCTGCATTTTACGGACCTAAGCTAGACTTTATGGTAAAGGATGCTTTAGGCAGAAGTTGGCAGTTAGGAACCATACAAGTTGACTACAATTTACCAAAACGTTTTGATTTAACCTATAAAGGTGCCGACAATCAAATGCACAGGCCAGTAATGATTCACAGAGCCCCTTTTGGTTCTATGGAGCGATTTATTGCAGTGTTACTAGAACATACAGGAGGAAATTTCCCACTTTGGCTAACCCCAGATCAAGTTATCTTATTGCCAATCAGTGATAAATATCAGAAATATTCAGAAAAAGTTTTAGAATTGCTAGAAAATTCCGAAATTCGCGCCCTCGTAGATGATCGAAGTGAGAAAACCGGAAGAAAAATTCGGGATGCAGAAGTGAGTAAGATTCCATACATGATTATTGTAGGAGAAAAAGAAGAAGCAGAAGGAACAGTTTCTGTAAGAAAACACGGAGAAGGAGACATAGGAACATTTACCATAGAAGAGTTTATCTCTTTTATACAAGAAGAAATACAAAAAACAGTAATAGCATTTAAGTAA
- the prfA gene encoding peptide chain release factor 1: MLDKLRIVKQRFDEVSDLIIQPDVITDQKRYVQLSKEYKDLGDVVKKGDEYQSLLNSIEEAKEIIADGSDAEMVEMAKMEMSEANTRIPELEEEIKLLLIPKDPEDSKNAVVELRAGTGGDEASIFAGDLFRMYSKYCESRGWSVSTVDFSEGTNGGFKEIQFEVTGDDVYGTLKFEAGVHRVQRVPQTETQGRVHTSAATVMVFPEAEEFDVQINPKDVRIDFFCSSGPGGQSVNTTYSAVRLTHIPTGLVAQCQDQKSQHKNKEKAFKVLRSRLYDMELAKKQEADALKRGSMVSSGDRSAKIRTYNYSQGRVTDHRIGLTLYDLQNIVNGDIHKIIEELKLAENTQKLKNLGDDGI; the protein is encoded by the coding sequence ATGTTAGATAAATTAAGAATTGTTAAACAGCGTTTTGATGAGGTTTCTGATTTAATCATCCAACCAGATGTGATTACAGATCAAAAGCGCTATGTGCAATTAAGTAAAGAATATAAAGACTTAGGAGATGTTGTTAAAAAAGGTGATGAATATCAATCTTTATTAAACAGTATTGAAGAGGCAAAAGAAATCATTGCTGATGGTTCTGATGCGGAAATGGTAGAAATGGCAAAAATGGAAATGAGTGAAGCCAATACCAGAATTCCTGAATTAGAAGAAGAAATTAAACTTCTTTTGATTCCTAAAGATCCTGAAGACTCAAAGAATGCTGTAGTAGAATTACGTGCTGGTACAGGTGGTGATGAAGCCAGTATTTTTGCTGGTGATTTGTTTAGAATGTATTCTAAATATTGCGAGAGTAGAGGATGGTCAGTTTCTACAGTAGATTTTAGCGAAGGAACTAATGGTGGTTTTAAAGAGATTCAATTTGAAGTAACTGGTGATGATGTCTATGGTACTTTAAAATTTGAAGCTGGTGTACACCGTGTACAACGTGTGCCTCAAACAGAAACACAAGGTAGAGTACATACTTCGGCAGCAACGGTAATGGTGTTTCCGGAAGCAGAGGAGTTTGATGTACAGATTAATCCCAAAGACGTAAGAATTGATTTTTTCTGTTCTTCTGGTCCTGGAGGTCAATCAGTAAATACAACCTATTCTGCAGTGCGTTTAACTCACATTCCAACAGGTTTGGTTGCGCAGTGTCAAGATCAAAAATCACAGCATAAAAATAAGGAGAAAGCTTTTAAGGTTTTGCGCTCACGTTTGTATGATATGGAGTTGGCTAAGAAACAAGAAGCCGATGCCTTAAAACGTGGTTCTATGGTTTCTAGTGGGGATCGTAGTGCTAAGATTAGAACCTATAATTATTCTCAAGGTCGTGTTACTGATCACAGAATTGGTTTAACCTTGTATGATTTGCAAAATATAGTAAATGGAGATATCCATAAGATTATAGAAGAATTAAAATTAGCCGAGAACACTCAAAAATTGAAAAATTTAGGAGATGATGGTATTTAA
- the rpmI gene encoding 50S ribosomal protein L35: MPKMKTKSSAKKRFKLTGSGKLKRKHAFKSHILTKKSKKRKLKLTHATLVHKSDEANIKQQLNLK, from the coding sequence ATGCCTAAAATGAAAACCAAATCTAGTGCCAAAAAGCGTTTTAAGCTTACAGGTTCTGGAAAACTAAAGAGAAAGCATGCGTTTAAAAGTCACATCTTAACAAAGAAGTCTAAAAAACGTAAGCTTAAATTGACACATGCGACATTAGTACACAAGTCTGATGAAGCAAACATCAAGCAACAATTGAACTTAAAATAA
- the infC gene encoding translation initiation factor IF-3, translated as MKEDQHRINHKIKFVDEVRLVGDNVEVGVYPISQARTLAEELELDLVEISPKAIPPVCKIIDYKKFLYEQKKREKALKSKATKVTVKEIRFGPQTDEHDYEFKKKHAIKFLQDGSKLKAFVFFKGRSIIFKEQGQILLLKLAQELEEYGKVEQLPKLEGKRMIMYIAPKKVK; from the coding sequence ATCAAAGAAGATCAACACAGAATTAATCATAAGATTAAGTTTGTTGATGAAGTACGCCTAGTAGGAGACAATGTAGAAGTTGGAGTATATCCTATTTCACAAGCCAGAACTTTGGCCGAAGAGTTAGAGTTAGACTTGGTAGAGATATCACCAAAAGCGATACCTCCTGTTTGTAAAATTATTGATTACAAGAAATTTCTATACGAACAAAAGAAACGCGAAAAGGCTTTAAAGTCTAAAGCGACTAAGGTAACCGTAAAAGAAATTCGTTTTGGACCTCAAACTGATGAGCATGATTATGAGTTTAAAAAGAAACATGCTATCAAATTTTTACAAGACGGATCAAAATTAAAAGCCTTTGTATTTTTCAAAGGACGATCTATCATCTTTAAAGAGCAAGGGCAAATTTTATTATTAAAGTTAGCTCAGGAACTTGAAGAATACGGTAAAGTAGAACAATTACCAAAACTAGAAGGAAAGCGAATGATCATGTACATCGCTCCCAAGAAAGTAAAATAA